A window of the Helianthus annuus cultivar XRQ/B chromosome 4, HanXRQr2.0-SUNRISE, whole genome shotgun sequence genome harbors these coding sequences:
- the LOC110933242 gene encoding 12-oxophytodienoate reductase 1-like: MGKFELSHRVVLAPLTRQRCLGYVPQPPMILLYSQRTSKGGFLIAEAAGVSDISQTSPEMLGIWTKEQVEGWKPIVDAVHAKGGNFFCQLIHVGRVLETEFVPNGKSPVSSSNKKLPYQQRSPKKLTIQEIPLVVDDFRVAARNAIEAGKSYFDGVEIHGAHGYLIDQFLKDEINDRTDEDEYGGSLENRCRFALEVVDAVVNEIGGDKVGIRLSPFANYSESGDSNPETLGLYMAESLNEFKILYCHIVEPRMKSVFEKVDCLDSLVPMRKAFKGTSISAGGYGREDGNKAVAENRTDLVAYGRLFLANPDLPKRFELNAPLNKYDRSTFYTRDPVVGYADYPFLETTI, translated from the exons ATGGGGAAATTTGAGCTTTCTCACAG AGTTGTTTTGGCACCCCTAACAAGGCAAAGATGCTTGGGCTATGTCCCTCAGCCACCCATGATCTTATTATATTCACAAAGAACATCCAAAGGCGGGTTTCTTATTGCTGAAGCTGCTGGTGTCTCTGACATTTCCCAAAC GTCTCCGGAGATGCTAGGCATATGGACTAAAGAACAAGTAGAGGGCTGGAAACCTATTGTGGATGCGGTTCATGCAAAAGGAGGAAACTTTTTCTGTCAGCTAATTCATGTTGGAAGGGTTTTAGAAAC TGAATTTGTGCCAAACGGGAAATCCCCTGTGTCTTCCTCAAACAAAAAACTACCATATCAACAACGATCTCCGAAGAAGCTAACAATACAAGAGATTCCGCTTGTTGTTGATGATTTCCGAGTTGCTGCAAGAAATGCAATTGAAGCTGGTAAGAGTTA TTTTGATGGAGTTGAGATTCATGGGGCTCATGGCTATCTAATCGACCAATTTTTGAAAGATGAGATTAATGACAGAACAGACGAAGACGAATACGGTGGTTCTCTAGAGAACCGTTGCAGATTTGCTCTTGAAGTAGTTGATGCTGTTGTGAACGAGATTGGAGGAGATAAAGTTGGCATAAGATTATCCCCATTTGCAAACTACTCAGAATCAGGTGACTCAAATCCGGAAACTTTAGGTCTTTACATGGCTGAATCTTTGAATGAGTTCAAGATTCTTTACTGCCATATCGTGGAACCTAGGATGAAATCAGTATTTGAAAAAGTTGATTGCCTTGATAGTCTTGTCCCTATGAGAAAAGCATTCAAAGGGACTTCTATTTCTGCTGGTGGGTATGGCAGGGAAGATGGTAACAAAGCTGTGGCTGAAAACAGAACCGATCTTGTTGCTTATGGTCGTTTGTTTTTGGCTAATCCGGATTTGCCAAAACGATTTGAGCTTAATGCTCCTCTTAACAAGTATGACAGGTCAACCTTTTATACACGCGATCCTGTTGTTGGGTATGCGGATTATCCGTTCTTGGAAACCACAATTTAA